In Uranotaenia lowii strain MFRU-FL chromosome 2, ASM2978415v1, whole genome shotgun sequence, one genomic interval encodes:
- the LOC129741576 gene encoding uncharacterized protein LOC129741576: MASKAEKKLAADLLTRRRACAERDVVEKFVADFTYERDCCQVAVRLEALNKCNELFLNVQNDIEMGDSEERFETHLEFRADFEDRFCRAKGFLLSKLESREHLLSSTIMQASTSHSMSSSFHHRLPKIDLPKFSGDESRWISFRDNFISMIHCNEDIPIVNKLQYLLQSLEGEARKPFESVDIQADNYASTWDALKKRYDNKRFLKKELFRGLYNLPPIEYESAQDLNTLVDDFQRHVKALGKLGEPIEHWDTPLIFILLNKLDSATIRAWEQDTRQKDEVKYEELIEFLIHQVRMLKSVDSDLQHRSSVPTVSKVAGQIPKKPVPIRSVVNTATSETQSSTSPCHCCLRQHPLHQCPAFQHLSSSQRRELVTQHSLCWNCFRVNHQARSCKSKFLCRICQAKHHTMLHDQAAPPNESSSERSQATQANPGPDRSLSPPTVNLSVHSNSTVLLETVSLLVVDRYGRKIQARALLDSAAMSNFITKKLANELATRQSPVDIAVAGIGESVKRIKHKLAAKIISRNSDFSTTLDFLVMKKPTSYLPTSPIASTAWRMPKVPLADPQFNVPATIDMIIGGECYHEFHTGVRHSLGNGLPFLVDTLFGWTVSGKVDSSSTTAPRACFLSTVDHTRETIPGEFRPMDTTDGSQRMDVEPSTTQIHKKGCIARHSRSNNPKTTLGDSNTKATQRNSTRNAHHKIPGSHVQPGKKHDIDPVDNNPHCYRPHHPVLKEASKTTNERVVFDASCEPNSGYALNDTLLVGPVAQQSRLSNTPSSAAKVNDEREDAACGSCCYVAPLVKQPSVTCLELCAPVLPEEDTDGLSRSRVPEVHITASELSRNLHSSNFPENPGWYYDHAWQSSSLESWPYSVASRLHPGRDGVIKPAKRDCHLTHRQQSTGQRDNPDN, from the coding sequence ATGGCTAGCAAGGCGGAGAAAAAGTTAGCAGCGGACCTTCTGACGAGACGACGAGCATGTGCCGAACGAGATGTGGTGGAGAAGTTCGTAGCGGATTTCACCTATGAACGGGATTGTTGCCAGGTTGCGGTACGTTTGGAGGCGCTCAACAAGTGCAACGAACTCTTCTTGAACGTGCAAAACGACATCGAGATGGGTGACAGCGAAGAACGGTTCGAGACACATCTGGAGTTCCGGGCGGATTTCGAGGATCGGTTTTGCAGAGCGAAAGGTTTTTtgttgtcaaagttggaaagCAGGGAGCATCTTCTGAGTTCGACGATCATGCAAGCATCGACTTCTCATAGCATGTCTTCCAGTTTCCATCATCGGCTGCCTAAAATCGATCTACCGAAGTTTAGCGGGGATGAATCGCGATGGATATCATTTCGCGACAACTTCATTTCGATGATCCACTGCAACGAGGACATACCGATCGTCAACAAGCTGCAGTACCTGTTGCAGTCGCTGGAAGGAGAGGCAAGAAAACCGTTCGAGTCTGTGGATATCCAAGCCGATAACTATGCGTCGACGTGGGACGCATTGAAAAAGCGCTACGACAACAAGCGATTCCTCAAGAAGGAGCTGTTTCGAGGCCTGTACAATCTTCCACCGATCGAGTATGAGTCAGCTCAAGACCTCAACACACTAGTGGATGATTTTCAGCGACACGTCAAGGCTTTGGGAAAGTTGGGCGAACCGATTGAGCATTGGGACACTCCGCTCATCTTCATCCTTTTAAACAAGTTGGATTCGGCGACGATTCGTGCATGGGAGCAAGATACTCGACAGAAGGACGAGGTGAAATACGAAGAGCTCATCGAGTTTCTCATCCACCAGGTCCGGATGTTGAAATCCGTGGACAGCGATCTCCAACATCGTTCCTCAGTGCCTACCGTTTCCAAGGTGGCCGGACAAATCCCGAAGAAACCAGTTCCCATCCGATCTGTCGTGAACACAGCTACTTCCGAAACTCAATCCAGCACTTCGCCATGCCACTGTTGCCTGAGACAACATCCATTGCACCAATGTCCAGCATTTCAGCACCTGTCAAGCTCCCAACGGCGAGAGCTTGTGACACAGCACAGCCTTTGCTGGAATTGCTTCCGCGTGAACCACCAGGCAAGATCCTGTAAATCAAAGTTCCTGTGTAGGATTTGCCAAGCGAAGCACCATACTATGTTGCACGACCAAGCAGCACCACCGAACGAGTCCTCATCCGAGAGATCACAAGCCACACAAGCGAATCCAGGCCCCGATAGATCGCTTAGCCCTCCAACAGTAAATCTATCCGTGCATTCAAATTCAACCGTTCTCTTGGAGACAGTCTCGCTGTTAGTAGTCGACCGATACGGCAGAAAGATCCAAGCACGAGCTCTACTTGATTCTGCAGCGATGTCAAATTTCATCACCAAGAAGCTGGCGAACGAACTCGCCACCCGTCAAAGCCCCGTGGACATCGCAGTTGCCGGAATTGGAGAGTCAGTCAAGCGTATCAAGCACAAGTTAGCTGCCAAGATCATATCCAGGAACAGCGACTTCTCCACCACACTCGATTTCCTCGTCATGAAGAAACCAACATCATATCTCCCCACATCCCCGATCGCTTCAACTGCCTGGAGAATGCCGAAGGTTCCATTGGCGGATCCTCAGTTCAACGTTCCAGCAACAATCGACATGATCATCGGTGGAGAATGTTACCATGAGTTTCACACAGGCGTACGCCACTCCCTTGGTAACGGTCTCCCGTTTTTGGTGGACACCCTCTTTGGCTGGACAGTTTCTGGCAAAGTGGATTCCAGCTCCACCACCGCACCGCGAGCGTGCTTCCTCTCCACCGTTGATCATACCCGAGAAACGATCCCTGGGGAGTTCCGGCCAATGGACACCACCGATGGGAGCCAAAGGATGGACGTTGAACCCTCCACCACTCAAATCCACAAAAAAGGATGCATCGCCCGCCATTCCCGGTCCAATAATCCCAAAACCACCCTTGGAGATTCGAACACGAAGGCCACACAACGAAACTCCACCAGAAATGCACACCACAAAATCCCTGGAAGTCACGTTCAACCCGGAAAAAAGCACGACATCGATCCTGTTGACAACAATCCACACTGCTATCGGCCACATCACCCGGTGCTCAAGGAAGCCAGCAAAACCACCAATGAACGCGTGGTATTCGACGCATCCTGTGAGCCCAATTCAGGGTACGCGCTCAACGATACGCTGCTCGTCGGTCCCGTCGCTCAACAAAGTCGACTGTCTAACACTCCTTCAAGCGCCGCTAAGGTCAACGATGAACGAGAAGACGCTGCCTGTGGATCCTGCTGCTACGTTGCCCCTTTGGTCAAGCAGCCGTCTGTTACCTGTCTGGAGTTATGCGCACCTGTTCTGCCAGAGGAGGATACTGATGGGCTCAGTAGGAGTCGCGTTCCGGAAGTGCACATCACAGCTAGTGAACTGTCCAGGAATCTACATTCCTCCAACTTTCCCGAAAACCCTGGTTGGTATTACGACCATGCATGGCAATCCTCATCCTTGGAAAGCTGGCCTTATTCCGTCGCCTCGCGGCTTCATCCAGGTCGAGATGGAGTCATTAAGCCAGCCAAGCGAGATTGTCATCTAACTCACCGCCAGCAGTCAACAGGTCAACGCGACAACCCCGACAACTAG